A genomic segment from Aegilops tauschii subsp. strangulata cultivar AL8/78 chromosome 1, Aet v6.0, whole genome shotgun sequence encodes:
- the LOC109782759 gene encoding uncharacterized protein — translation MAEEPSTKRHCGETSDQSIKEEQSIKEDDVQVPETLEVVCTSNPDTANEMLTRLFMKAVGRYPRFVGVDVEYTRDEEPPQYAAVLQLCVDELCLVYHIVAATKWPKRLKSFLQEKKLFTFAGFSIHNDKQMLKMSGLEINPEKYIDIQKNYRVPYAGRKKQYDSLADVAASVIHPLYQNMKKKINRTEDHKLWGISPLPEYLIEYAAKDAYATYKAWKIIDNIKSGVEISEAQEADPYYHCHYAA, via the exons ATGGCGGAGGAGCCGTCTACCAAGCGTCACTGTGGCGAGACGTCCGACCAGAGCATCAAGGAAGAGCAGAGCATCAAGGAAGACGACGTTCAGGTCCCCG AGACGCTGGAGGTCGTCTGCACCAGCAATCCAGACACTGCCAACGAAATGCTCACGAGGCTCTTCATGAAAGCCGTCGGCAGGTATCCTAGATTCGTCGGCGTTGATGTGGAGTATACCAGGGATGAAGAACCTCCGCAGTACGCAGCAGTTCTGCAGTTATGCGTGGATGAACTCTGCCTGGTCTACCACATCGTTGCGGCCACAAAATG GCCCAAGCGCCTCAAGAGCTTCCTCCAGGAGAAGAAGTTGTTCACCTTTGCCGGTTTCAGCATTCATAATGACAAACAGATGCTGAAGATGTCTGGTTTGGAGATCAACCCCGAAAAGTACATCGACATTCAGAAAAACTATAGAGTTCCATATGCCGGCAGAAAGAAGCAGTACGACTCCTTGGCTGATGTTGCAGCCAGCGTCATCCACCCATTGTACcaaaacatgaagaagaagatcaaCAGGACCGAAGACCATAAACTGTGGGGGATCAGCCCGCTGCCAGAATACCTCATCGAGTACGCAGCGAAGGATGCGTACGCCACCTACAAGGCTTGGAAGATAATAGACAACATCAAATCAGGTGTGGAAATTTCAGAAGCACAGGAGGCTGACCCCTACTACCACTGCCACTACGCGGCATGA
- the LOC123494770 gene encoding uncharacterized protein has translation MEEAPCGRCNSRCRTSLSTATLFGIYFQPSFVVAAIVPCNVRLAFNDLIGDTVTFDALGGPYTMQVEKGRKITQIGGDDWDCFIARMRLSGGELISFSFRRDRPRISVIYLNLIPDSEDEVHEEEDGADSDDDENPLVEYLYAQGLRLGDEEIGNLWDMLPLREDYLGKPFVTRLTRTNVKRHIMKLPKRLLDSCGIDPDEEGMAAGLRLTRTGSITSCAYAVDTDSRTVLRRAGWKKFLRGNNLRVGQAILLTVANTSRHDLRMMITIHLI, from the exons ATGGAGGAAGCACCATGTGGACGCTGCAACTCACGGTGCCGGACCAGCCTTTCTACTGCCacgctgttcggcatctacttccagccttCTTTTGTTGTTGCAGCG ATCGTACCATGCAATGTGAGATTGGCATTCAATGATCTCATCGGAGACACCGTGACCTTCGACGCTCTTGGGGGGCCATACACTATGCAGGTCGAGAAGGGGCGAAAGATAACCCAGATAGGAGGAGATGATTGGGATTGTTTCATCGCCCGCATGCGTCTTAGTGGGGGTGaattgatcagcttctccttcagaagAGATAGGCCCAGGATTTCTGTTATCTATCTAAATTTGATTCCGGATAGTGAGGATGAAGTTCATGAGGAGGAAGATGGTGCTGATTCAGatgatgatgagaacccacttgTTGAATACCTGTATGCCCAAGGACTCAGACTGGGTGACGAGGAAATCGGCAACCTCTGGGACATGCTTCCGCTACGTGAAGACTACCTAGGGaagccattcgtgacccgcctcaCAAGGACGAATGTTAAACGGCATATCATG AAATTACCTAAGAGGTTACTTGATAGCTGTGGCATCGACCCGGACGAAGAAGGCATGgctgctggactacgccttaccagAACGGGCTCCATCACCAGCTGTGCCTATGCAGTGGACACGGACAGTCGCACTGTCTTGAGAAGGGCAGGGTGGAAGAAGTTCCTTCGTGGCAACAATCTTCGGGTAGGACAGGCCATCCTACTCACTGTTGCGAACACCAGTCGCCAtgacttgaggatgatgatcaccATCCACCTCATTTAG